Within Engraulis encrasicolus isolate BLACKSEA-1 chromosome 8, IST_EnEncr_1.0, whole genome shotgun sequence, the genomic segment GCTGGGGAGGCGCTGCTCCAGATGATCACCATCCACCTGCCCTCTCCTGTCACAGCCCAGAAGTACCGCTGTGAGCTGCTCTATGAAGGACCAGGAGATGAcgaggcagccatgggtaagatCTTCCGTGTTTCTTTTGAGACTAATCAAATTTTGACCACAGAATTCTACAGCAACCAGAAGCTGGTACAGTGGTGGCATAGTCATTTTGATTTGTAAAGAAGTCCTGTGTGATTGACTTgaagccaggctgtgccctcctagtgacgcaacactttcagcgttgcaactagtcagggctgcgtttcccaaaaacccttaagtagtacttaagcctaagtagtacttaagtatgaggggccacctaggcaatatattagaaataggtctcacatcattagTAAAAgtctatacatacagtattttaccTTGCGAATACTCTTAGtgcaaccattttatttgcatgtgcaagaaaaaaatattgtacgtaggtctataaaatgattgtatacataaacttttagtgatgtgctatattgcctagggggcccctcatacttaagtactacttaaagtgatactgtcccattttttggaaataagcttattttacacctttccttgagttaaataatagggttttaccattctcctgtactttcaagcatctcgttatgacagtgcaaattttacttccaagctaacagttaacattgactcctatgagaccagttagccgcgagctggtctcataggactcattgttaactgctagcatggaggtaaaatttgcactgccataccctgagaacggttgaaagtacaggagaacggtaaaaccctaccatttaactcaaggaaaggtgtaaaataagcttatttccaaaaatgggacagtatcactttaatcttaagtactacttaagggtatttgggaaacgcagcccaggtctcaagagcaatgtaagtactttctgagttcccgtaaatacgggaactcctcccattttttgtcggtaagcaaacaatcattagcaaaccaaggtaggcgggtccaccatgccatttgggaaatgttaattgttatgctcttggtcaaaagaagtctcgaagagattttaatgtcgatgataatcaggctaattgaCTTGGTGCTGCTCCTCTTTTTTTAGCAATCAAGGAATGCAACGCCAAAGGCCCCCTTATGATGTACATTTCCAAGATGGTGCCCACCTCTGACAAGGGTCGGTTCTACGCTTTTGGTCGTGTCTTCTCTGGCACTGTGGCCACTGGCCAGAAGGTGCGCATCATGGGACCAAAGTTCTGCCACGGAAAGAAAGAGGACCTTTTCCAGAAGCAAATTCAGAggttagtcttttttttttgttactttgtttattggtaggattgttcacaaggcttacagttcatttcaatataacacattcatcatcatcatcatcatcatcatcatcatcatcatcatcatcgtcatgatcatcatcaccatccttttttcccccttctctcttcttgtttcttcttaaTTTTTTTCTTAATATTATTCAATGACTTTTCAGCCTACTAccagataaacttttttttttttttttttcccaaatacgtaaatgacaatagacagttgacgcagacaaacatatagacaaaaacaaacaaaccaacaaagacagagaataaataaaataaaaaataatttaaaaaaacacttCAACTGAAACTTTACGAGAcaatgatagagagaaaaagagagagagagagagagagagagagagagagagagagagagagagagagcgagagagagaaagagaaagagaaagagagaaagagacattctatagctcacctgtaggtgtatgtgtgtgtgaagtaggtgttgtattggatttatgtatgtgctggtgtagagggtgggtgtgtgagggcatgcaaaagctgtgaaagatttggaagcttatgttgttgttctattttcaaagtaaagacacatattattgcaaagattttctgggtacatttcttcccatttgtgtgagcactttctagaaaataatatatttttttccatttccaaaacattttctattgtattataccatagctggacgtctggttgtttgctttgtttccatagttttgtaatttgctttagtgcagtaagtcttagaatatgaaaaaaattacgGTGCGTTCTTTTTATGCTGTTCGGTAGGTCAATGCCCAATACATTTACTGGTGTTAGAGGTTGTTTAAGATCAAAAATGTATCTGACGCTTTACCTCCTCCCAAAATGGTTTTATTATAGAACATGtatagaatatgtgtgtatgtgacccttcttctccacatcctcgcCAACATTTTATGTCAGCTCCTGAGATATGGGCACATTGTTTAGGTACCATAAAAAATCTTTGATTTGGTTAGTCTTGTGGTTGGTTAGTCTTGTGCTGACTATTTCCATAGTCAGTTTTAAAGTACCAGTCCGGGAGGCTCGGATGGTGAGGACATGTTGAAGAGATGGGGTGTTAATCAGCACGACAGAAGTTCAGATGAGGCAATAAATATCAGACCCTGTAGATCATTAGGGGTATTTTCACCTAGTCCCCTTTACTGTAAGTGgacctctttaagtggaccaaaatgtgaaccaacagcaaaaggactgagttctgtttttgttcatattgtgaatgTATTACTAAACGAACCAGCTGCTCTTTCTTTCTTagacttttatggtgtgtcagtacTCTTGTAGATCATACCCGCTCCTCtaggcattttcacacctagtcccatTTAAGTGAATCTAACTTCTtcttctttaagtggaccaagaaGTGAACCgaaagcaaaaggactcagttctgtttttgttcatattgtgagtgcacCCGGTCCTCcaagagccctccttaagtgattagcCCTAGTCACTAGTGTAACTTCTCAGAACTCGTacgtgaaccgtactgagaccacgtaaaggtctcagtacggttcaatTTCAAGAGGTCTGGTTACACTTCAAAGCTTTCACATATATGCACAGACAATGCttagtcacaggtctgagttcgcttaaatggctgaaagggaccaggagTGAAAACTCTATGGCACTCTTAGGTTACATTCGGCACCAGTTGCATCATGTTGTGGCAGCCGTTGTGGCTGttgtggcagccatggcctagtggttaggaagttggtctttcaatctgggggttgttggtttgaatcccacctgacctctccctcctcctctactccatccatggctgaagtgcccttgaatagtaatggtggggtggcgtccgcgccaatgtcttatcctgagcgtttcgctctgtgcgtaattccaagagcagtataatgaaaaggaagaaaggagtcgcacactggagctgaatgcaaaatcaaaaactgtattaaacaaagccaaaaaaaagtcaataaaaccgacagacaagggacaaacgtttctggtctagcccatcatcagtgttcccagttacGGTTCAacctgggaacactgatgatgggctagacccgaaacgtttgtcccttgtctgtcggttttatttacttttttcggctttgtttcatacagtttttgattttgcattcacctccagtgtgcgactcctttcttccttttcatgaagtgcccttgagcaaggcacctaaccccacattgctccagggactataacctgGAAGATAAttagtgtaagtcgctttggaagcgtcagctaagtgtaatataatagtAAACAATGCAGCACTTGTACTTAGCGGTTCTCCGCATGGTGACTGTCTGACACCAAAAGCAGACCGGAAGCAGCTGTCCTTTAGATACAAAGTATCTAAAGCTTTTCAGAATTCAAATAAGTCATTTCAGTCTGTGTTTCATTGGTATGAAAACATTTTCCACTCCAGTCAGTTAATTGAttttcctccttccttttttcATAGGACCATCCTGATGATGGGACGCTACGTCGAGCCCATCGACGACGTGCCATGCGGTAACATTGTCGGTTTGGTTGGCGTGGACCAGTTTTTGGTCAAGACCGGGACCATTACCACTTTCGAAAACGCCCACAACATGAGGGTGATGAAATTCAGCGTGAGCCCTGTCGTGCGAGTGGCCGTCGAGGCAAAGAACCCTGCCGACCTGCCCAAGCTGGTGGAGGGCCTGAAGCGTCTGGCCAAGTCCGACCCCATGGTGCAGTGCATCATCGCGGAGTCCGGCGAGCACATCATTGCTGGAGCCGGAGAGCTGCATCTGGAGATTTGCTTGAAGGATCTGGAGGAGGATCATGCCTGCATTCCAATCAAGGTacggtcaagtcaagtcaaagtttatttgtaatgcacttttaaaacaacaagagcagctgaccaaagtgctaacaggaagGCCTAAGTAAAGAGACTTGAAACAACATGGaacaacacagacaaagagaCTTGAGTATGATCAATCATATAGTATCTACAGTATGATCATCGTGCCCCAACGTGTTGGGTTTTCTTTTATTTCCCTTATTGCCTGGCATAGTATGCATGTTTATTGAAattattctctgtctgtcttgttctcATTTTGTATTCTGTTGTCCTTTGGCAGAAATCTGACCCAGTTGTGTCCTACAGAGAGACTGTGAGTGAGGAGTCTAGCGTCATGTGCCTGTCCAAGTCCCCCAACAAGCACAACCGACTATATATGAAGGCCCGTCCCTTCGACGACGGTTTGGCCGAGGACATTGACAAGGGTGAGGTCACCGCCAGGCAGGAACTGAAGGCCCGCGCTCGCTACTTGGCCGAAACGTACGAGTGGGACGTCGCCGAGGCCCGTAAGATCTGGTGCTTTGGCCCTGACGGAACCGGGCCAAACATGGTTGTAGACGTAACCAAGGGAGTGCAGTACCTCAATGAGATCAAGGACAACGTGGTGGCTGGGTTCGAGTGGGCATCCAAGGAGGTATGTGGTTATCCCTAAAAGATTCTGTAGATGTTAGGATTTTCAGTAATGGAGCCAGGAAGGCATGTTTGCAATAAGCATTTACATCAACCAAACTGCTTTGTTAAATCGCTGATTTATTGTACAATCACTGATTTTAGTTGTTGCTGTGCAGTTGtatgacagtcatgggtaagcggttagggcgtcagacttgtagcccaaaggttgccggttcgattcccgacccgccaggttggtggggggagtaatcaaccagtgctctcccccagcttcctccatgactgaggtaccctgagcatggtactgtcctgccgcactgctccctaggggcgccattgaggactgccctcttgcatgggtgaggcataaatgcaatttcgttgtttgcagcggtcacttgtgtgctgtgtcacaatgacaatgggagttggagtttcccaatggtctttcactttcacttcactgaaTCTGTGTCTCCTGTCTCCAGGGAGTGCTGTGCGAGGAGAACCTGCGTGCCGTTCGTTTTGACCTTCACGACGTGACCCTGCACGCTGACGCTATCCACCGTGGTGGTGGCCAGATCATCCCCACTGCCCGTAGAGTGCTGTACGCCGCCCAGCTGACAGCCAAGCCCAGGCTCATGGAGCCCATCTACCTGGTGGAGATTCAGGTACTGCGCTATTTATatgctagtggtgtgcattggcactgccctcacgatttgattcgattacgattctggAGGTAACAATTCAATTCGAATCGATTCACAAAATATGCCGCTTCGATTATGAcacttgccgaatcgattattgaattgtcctgcctcgcatcgcgatgcattgctgaatcgattattgtgcACACCActattgtatatacagtatatacttttaaaaaaaatcataggtTTTGTTGTGACTGAATTTGACCAGAAGGGAGCTGGGGTAGGGTTGGGAGTAACCCAGGCCATATTTTATCCATtgtagcctaagcccttttttgggaatGGTGTCCtctgtcgctaagctagtgaaagtcaatgcatccgtgtacggatgcattgactttaaCTAGCTTAGCTcaatactccctcttttaacttgtcttaaagacaaagcttaacatgaaaaataagacactttaccacctttataaaccccagccaacaattttaactgtattaagccccaaaatagtggcatacccctttaaggcctaAATACTGTATCTCAGCCgttgaagcacatacaaacatgaaataagttgcatttaaaagctaggaccctcatcttgcattagaatgttcaGTTCTAACATAGCCACATTTGTAATTGAAAAACTCAAAagccttaatgcagcgtatatgtcgctccaagctaaaatgggttaaaaattaTCGACTTATCGTTGCAGCCCTAATATTAGGCTTCATAATAttatattgggcagtcatgggtcagcatttagggcgacagacttgtagcccaaagcctgccggttcgactccaaatccgtcaggttggtggggggagtaatgaaccagtgctctcctccatccccctccattactgaggtaccctgagcatggtaccgtcctgccgcactgctcccttgggggatgcccccttgcacgggtcaggcataaaatgcaatttcattgtgtgcagtgcagtgaacacttgtgtgatgtggaatgttgtgtcaaaatgtcaatgggagttgggagattcCCAGTAGAGCTTTCACTTTCCCTTTCACTTGCATTAGTGTATTTTAcactgacttgtttttgtcccctTTCCGTGTCTAGTGTCCTAAGCATGTGATCGGCGGCATCTACAGTGTGCTAAATCAGAAACGTGGGCACGTGTTTGAGGAGTCCAATGTTGTGGGAACACCCTTGTTCATCGTCAAGGCGTACCTGCCTGTCAACGAGTCTTTCAGTGAGCAGACAATCCACAAATACTATGCTGAAATGCTGTATTTCTTTAGGATATATTGTTTGACCAAGGCCACTCTTTCCATAGCTTTAatgctctgttttttttattttttattttgctcCTGTCTTCAGACTTCACAGCGAGTCTGCGCGCCAGCACCAGTGGCCAGGCTTTCCCTCAGTGCGTGTTCGACCACTGGCAGATTCTGCCTGGAGATCCCTTCGACTCAACCTCCAAGGCCGCACAGGTTGTCGCAGAGTCGCGTAAACGCAAGGGTCTCAACCTGGCCGTGCCTGCATTGGAAAACTACCTGGacaaattgtaataataataatattaaatgcgttttatatagcgcttttcttgatactcaaagtcgctttacAGATGAGAAAACATGTAGACAATACAGACATACAGGGGGGAAACAACAGAACTGTGAGAGACAAcataggacaacaacaacaacaatggatGTGGGAGGAGGGCAGCGGTGTTGGTTGGGGGAACTGGGTAAGCAGGCCTAGGTGTTGTAGGTGGTCTGGAAAAGATGGGTCTGGAGTTTGAAAGAGGACAGTGAGTCAGACTCACGGATGGCCTGAGGAAGGGAGTTCCAGAGGGTTTGTAGAAGAACTGCCTCCCGTCTGCCGCCCCCCCGTAGAAGATCTGCCCCTCATCTCCCGCTCTCCCCTTGCTCTGAGGGACTGGACTGTGGAGATTACATCTCACAAGCACTAAGATTTGCCAAAACGATGGTCAAATAATTTACGTAACTATCTCCACATGTGAAATGTAAAGCGTAAAATAAAGGTTAATAAAAAATGGAGTGTTGTGGAGTGTTTGTAAGCTTAGCTCTACCCCTGTATTTGTTAAAGTACTTCTAATCATATATTGTTGTTCTGTGGGGATCACAGCAGGACACAGAATATGCATTTTTGCTTTATCTTATGGATAGATATGATTGCACCTAGATCCTATTGATTCCACCGTATTGCTCATTCCTTACATTTGTTCTATAGTTGCTATgacataacctggttctcacgcaagctcacaaagttgagcgaaaatgcacaaagggtctgtgtgagagccaggctacgtATGACAGCCCATTAGTTCAAACCTCAGGGTCTGGAagtcattgtgtttgggtctgggaccaTCAACTACTAGCTAGGtagcctaccaaaggaaatagcgTAGTAGATTTTGTTGTACCTATTGTGTACGGTTTGGTTGATGGACTGTTGGACTAATGGGCCGAAGGACCAATGGCATTATCATCTCTGCGAGACTTGGGCATaacaattattacattacattattattacattgtaacatttcccaaacggcatagttgacccGCTTCCTTGGGTTTGCTTATGcatatatattttcatttgtttcaacctcatggcgggcccaATGTTTGCCAcgcccgggccggatctggcccacagGCCGGTATTTGAGGACCACTGCACTAGAGTATACATGCTTGAATATCATGCTTTACTTGCAGTAACACCTTTCTCTATCCAGGAATTCCCATCCCCACctgctgacccacacacacagggtcactgaCACCTTTTGCtgagtccaggacaaagtcatctgaaagggcccccatccaatacatgcaatgtaataagaacccaattttgggccccctgtcttccatggcccgggacaactaaccccttttcccagatcatggtccctgtctctgtccaatcagaaaaCAGGACAAGTGTGTCATGATGACCAAATATTCTGACctttacagtgtctctgtccaatcagagagcagggcagagtgTCATAATAGCAAAGTAtcccccccaatttttttttttacagtaggcaggtctaaCCCCACTTGTGatcaggtctggtggtaaccagaaAAAGATGCCCCTTGGTCATGACGAGATGAGGCTTACTGATGGTGAATTGAATTTTGGAAATAGACAGCACACGTCCATACAGCAGGTACCATATGGTGTGCCAAATAACTTCTTGGGTTTCCTGGGCCTATAACAGTCGTAGGTCAGAGAGGGAGACTTGGGGAGAGAGACTTGGGGAACAGGCAAACACAAGAGGCACACGCACACTGGGGACCGGATTTACCTTGAGTGcctttggaggagaggagaggagggccaggAATCAGGATCTCAGGACTGAGCTAGTACCTCCATAGAAGATGTCCACTTGCGTTGACCCAGGGTCTTAGATGGTAAGGTTGGTTGCCTTTACACACCGTCCACCATTACAGTATtacagggttttcacacctggtcccttataatcatttaagtgaactcagacctgtaacTCAGCATATATTAacgcttcaaagtgtacccagaccccttggaagtgaactgtactgagaccttcATTGGTGTTGGCTCAGTACAGTGAGCTTAAGAGTTATACTTTTGAcgaggtgtaatcacttaaggagggctgtAGATGACCGGGGGTGATCATGAAGAGGACTTACAACAAAAACAgtactgagtccttttgctgtcggttcactttaagaggactaggtgtgaaaatgccctaagTGTGGAAACACCCCAAGTGTGGGTACTAGCATCTTATAACATTGAcctaggaaaaaaataaataaaagctggCGTACGGCAGATGACACTTCAAACAGAGTGGCACTCaggatcagggctttgaaccgttatttttttccaaacgttccgttccgaacagaaacggaattataacgtttccggttatgagttccaccaataaattgacgttcccgaaccggttagaacaaaaaaatattgttcccggaacggttaatttcgttcctgtcagctgattattccccataggcctaactgacgttaattaaccaagaaagacggaaatgcaaatgagtcagcctacattccgaactgtttattcaagcggatgaaaagaataggcttatcctccagaattttgtcattcagagacgacctaagcggagaagcggagaataaacctcaatgatgaaaatgcgcgctccacgctgacttgggtcacggggagtgcTATGATGGACAATGTAGCTTGTGCATATTTGAAatggccatggatgcccaataacgtagaacattctcggtgcgctttacacgcgcttctctgcaatgtcttacaatgatgcaatggaaactctgcccttttgtatgacagtggtttctcttatttaagatgtggagtggagactttgtaatccacagctctctctccattcagtcagagaatgtctgatgtcacacaggacgtgaacctcagccgtcatggtaacgtgcgcagaaaaataattattttttgttttgtttgaggaacggttttaaccggtattaaccggttaccattatttttaaataagtgtttccgttccagaacataaaaaataataaagtttccggtttcgtttctgttccctgtaaaatacaaaaagttcctggttttcgttttcgttccttgaaccggttcaaagccctgctcagGATCCAACTGCCAAAGACTTCATAAATGTCAATATATCCTTAGTCATGAACTATGATATCACTAGACAGAAAGATGATTGGATATGTGTTATGctacaataaataaaataaaagtggtGAATTCATCCGGCCACTGTTTAGTGTACACACAGCTTATGGATTTTACATTTACTAAGTTAttgcatgaaagaaaaaaatgggcGGAGACACATTTTTTCGCGTTCACAGGGAATGAGATGACTACATCACACGGACAGCACTGTATCCAGAAGCCTCATCTGCATGAAACAACAAAAGTATCCACTCATTTAGCAGAGATCCTCTTCCTGTATGCTTACTTATCTAAACTCATACATATGTATTTATTTGTCTTTGAAGTGGAGACTGTGAAGTAGTACAACAGGACAAATAAAaggttcgtacacacacacaaacataaaaggttcgtacacacacacacacacacacaggttcgtacatacacacacacacacacacagagacacacacacacacaaacgcacacaccagcacacgcacgcacacatacacacacacacacgcacacacacaaataacaataacaatggaAGTAGCATGAGTCATTTCTGGTGAAATCCCAGTAAGCAGGGCAAGTCGTTTGATGGGCTTTtcatgcattatttatgtcagCCATTTTGACTTGATTGTTGACATTTAGCCCTGTGAAATAACCATCTACATTCAGCTCATACATTTATGCACTCGTATTACCACGTACAAGTACAGGTGTGCAATACTCTGACCTACTGTACGTTTTTTACTACTTGAACAAACAGAAGTGATCATTTCTTTCTCAAGATGTGGAACATTTTTGCAGAGTGTCCAATGCTCTTGTTGTTAATGACGTCAGATTACATGCATATGAAACAAAATGTATGAATCAGTTTAAAAACAAAAGTTTCACACTTTTCAGCTGGGTTGATTAACTGAGGCCATTTTCAGTGCGTCACTCAGCTTAACTGTACAGCTTTTACTGCACGCCTTGCACGGCTATTGTTATTAtgctttttgtcttctctcttttttgcacTTGTTTTAtctctttgtaaagcacattgaattgcttccatgtatgaaatgcgctttcgAAATAAATTGCCTTGACTTGCCTTAAAAAATCAATAATTTGTGTTTTGATCAGCACTGTATTGTTAAATTCAGCCCAAACTGTGAGCAATTACAAAGGTACATTCTCTAAACTCATTCTTTTTACTATTACTTTAATCTGTTTGTGAACCCTCCACTACTGGGGTATAGACTCTTAATGTAGCAGTTGTTTCACTGAGAgcaaaaatcaacaacaaaaaaacgtaaTTGAACTTGTGGAGAAGGTGATGGCATTGTTCTTATATCccatttttcattcgaggggccacttcaaattcctccaaaggCCATAAAAGCTCTTCAAGAGCCGTACTAtgaccacaaaccaggatttcccccctgcactttaggcttaaaTTGAGAGCAGCCATTTTTAAAACAGTAGAGACCCCACCCTGCTGTTCGAGGATATGACTCTCTGGACCCTGGCACTTGGTGTGGAGTAGCTGGacatatttttttaatcatcagaaaacagaaaatggtaacactttataataatgtctgcttataaagcattaataacacttagtaaggAATTGACTaataatgaacaaaacattaaaacatttttgtaaatgactaggaaatgttaacaaatgtttgtaaatgactaggaattgttttaatatttcatattcatcaaacatttagaaattgcttgtaaatgaatgaaATACTTTGTTATAATGTatataaaatcttgaatatattatttgtagatcaTTTAtaaagtaagggttaacgttcggcgagaaggtcgctaccgtggaatagcagcatgacagagagaatctttagaccccgacgcggagcggaggggtcttgttctctctgaagtgctgctattccacaaagcgaccgactcaccgaaagttaacccgcttattatatggatatacttaaatgattcacacatggcggggacatttctttaggcctatttaatgtgaagtctattatagtttttaatgtcaaaagattgttgctgcgcaaaacaaaacagtgccgttgtggaacaccgctaacagctaggtagccaggacaacaggtgttgtctatcacagcagctgattagagtcttgttgaaaagtcgctttagcagtgaaaagtcttgttgccattgacagcagtctgttatagaccaacccgtccgttatcgaaaaataacagacgtgcgaacgttggggagccccgttgaaatgaatggagcattcgaccgatgacgtcacaaccatataataagactcaataaaacttagttaataataaaagcattttttaatgctttgttcatcattagtaaattatttacttaGTCTTTACTAagaagacattattataaagtgctacCCAGAAATTAATATTCTGTACTTGAGTTCAACATAGCCAATATCCAGTGAAACAGATGAAGGGAGTGGAATGTAAACAGTATAAATAATCCAAGGCCCCCATGTAGAAATGGCTCACATTTTTATACACATGTTCTGGCACTCCATTGCAACACCCCGACCACGCGCTAACTTCTCAGTCACCCCCAGAGAACACTTTAGTGGTCATCGGCTCACTCAACTTAACGGCGCCGTGACAAACACACCGCAATGGTGGCGGGCATCGATGCTCTTTAACAATTCATGAGGAACACTGAGAACAAGAGAACAAGGGGCGAGGAGGAGAAGGGCCTGAGTGGGGGAGTACAGAGAAGGAGGTGCAGGGTTGCTGACAGACAGGAAGGCCACACTACTACACCAAGGGAGCCGACAGcagggggggtcaaaggggtctgTTGACCAGGGCCCAGGCAAAGGTTGGGCTCAGAATTAgttgctcattacattgtattgatgggAGGGCCCTTTCCTAAAATGTTTTCCCGGGGCCGACttaagctgtcagcgggcctgcactacactacagtacactacagtacagtgcagcagacAGGCCAGCAGCACCCACAGCTGCCAACAGAGTCATTATagttgtatgtttgtatgtttgcatTCTGTgtagcacagggct encodes:
- the LOC134453825 gene encoding elongation factor 2b-like codes for the protein MELRHVNFTVDQIRAIMDKKSNIRNMSVIAHVDHGKSTLTDSLVSMAGIIASARAGETRFTDTRKDEQERCITIKSTAISMYYELSENDLAFIKQCKNGSGFLINLIDSPGHVDFSSEVTAALRVTDGALVVVDCVSGVCVQTETVLRQAIAERIKPVLMMNKMDRALLELQLDCEDLYTTFQRIVETVNAIIVTYSEKDGPMGDIQIDPVIGTVGFGSGLHGWAFTLKQFAESYVAKFAAKGDCQLTPQERCKKVEDMMKKLWGDRWYDPVTGKFSKTDKAPDGRTLPRTFSQFVLDPIFKMFDAIMNFKKEETAKIIEKLNIKLDSEDKEKEGKALLKAVMRRWLPAGEALLQMITIHLPSPVTAQKYRCELLYEGPGDDEAAMAIKECNAKGPLMMYISKMVPTSDKGRFYAFGRVFSGTVATGQKVRIMGPKFCHGKKEDLFQKQIQRTILMMGRYVEPIDDVPCGNIVGLVGVDQFLVKTGTITTFENAHNMRVMKFSVSPVVRVAVEAKNPADLPKLVEGLKRLAKSDPMVQCIIAESGEHIIAGAGELHLEICLKDLEEDHACIPIKKSDPVVSYRETVSEESSVMCLSKSPNKHNRLYMKARPFDDGLAEDIDKGEVTARQELKARARYLAETYEWDVAEARKIWCFGPDGTGPNMVVDVTKGVQYLNEIKDNVVAGFEWASKEGVLCEENLRAVRFDLHDVTLHADAIHRGGGQIIPTARRVLYAAQLTAKPRLMEPIYLVEIQCPKHVIGGIYSVLNQKRGHVFEESNVVGTPLFIVKAYLPVNESFNFTASLRASTSGQAFPQCVFDHWQILPGDPFDSTSKAAQVVAESRKRKGLNLAVPALENYLDKL